A DNA window from Armatimonadota bacterium contains the following coding sequences:
- the fliP gene encoding flagellar type III secretion system pore protein FliP (The bacterial flagellar biogenesis protein FliP forms a type III secretion system (T3SS)-type pore required for flagellar assembly.) — MLATGAFSQASGVTVPSVNIGINPGGAGGAGQGDVSTSLQLLALLTILSIAPAIMVLTTAFTRIVIIFSLLRTAMGTQNIPPNQVMIGLSLFLTFFVMAPTYEKINTEAIQPYVKKQISFDQAVTRAETPVKEFMLKNTYKKDLQLFLDYRKETPKNKEELKIVTLVPAFVISELKTAFVVGFYLFIPFLVIDLIVASVLMSMGMMMMPPVTVSLPAKILVFVLADGWSVLVTAILSGYQ; from the coding sequence ATGTTGGCAACCGGAGCATTTAGTCAAGCTTCTGGTGTGACGGTGCCGAGCGTCAATATCGGCATCAATCCTGGTGGCGCCGGTGGAGCCGGGCAAGGCGATGTCAGCACTTCCCTACAGCTGCTTGCACTGCTCACGATTCTCTCGATTGCCCCGGCGATCATGGTGCTCACCACCGCGTTCACCCGGATTGTGATCATCTTCAGTCTTTTGCGAACGGCGATGGGAACTCAAAACATCCCGCCGAACCAAGTGATGATCGGGCTCAGTTTGTTCCTGACCTTCTTTGTGATGGCGCCGACGTACGAGAAGATCAACACTGAAGCGATTCAACCCTACGTCAAGAAGCAGATTTCGTTCGATCAAGCGGTCACTCGGGCAGAAACTCCGGTCAAGGAGTTCATGCTCAAGAACACCTACAAGAAAGACCTTCAGTTGTTTTTGGACTATCGAAAGGAAACTCCCAAGAACAAGGAAGAGCTCAAGATTGTAACGCTCGTGCCTGCATTCGTGATTAGCGAACTCAAGACGGCTTTCGTGGTCGGGTTCTACTTGTTCATTCCGTTCCTGGTGATCGACTTGATCGTCGCCAGCGTGCTGATGAGCATGGGCATGATGATGATGCCGCCGGTAACGGTGTCATTGCCCGCCAAGATCCTTGTTTTCGTGCTTGCCGATGGATGGAGCGTGCTAGTTACCGCCATCTTGTCTGGATATCAATAG
- a CDS encoding flagellar biosynthetic protein FliR, translating into MLPTRDEGDDLKLDTLWLFSFFMIFIRSSAMFLSSPIFGTSVPPRVRILFCGAFSICLLPLVRPTITTVPSDLSGVAAMVGQEVAIGLIIGMMIQFLMLGAQMAGALMDMQMGFSMVQVFNPAAGSATTVLGHFKFLLFLVLFFLLDGHHQMIHAFASSYTHHVELNTSDLMAMKNQILRFVGATSLMAVQVAAPVAAVSFIVDAASGLVNKSIPNMPVYMVSMGAKTALGIVALSLGLPLTLVALKTGIEHTMVSLSDMLSIGVH; encoded by the coding sequence TTGCTTCCAACACGCGATGAAGGTGACGATTTGAAGCTAGATACGCTTTGGCTGTTTAGTTTCTTCATGATCTTTATTCGCTCTTCGGCGATGTTTTTGTCGTCGCCAATTTTTGGCACCTCGGTTCCACCTCGGGTTCGAATTCTGTTTTGCGGTGCGTTCAGCATTTGCCTTCTCCCTCTAGTCCGCCCGACGATCACGACGGTTCCGTCGGATCTTAGTGGTGTGGCGGCGATGGTCGGTCAAGAGGTTGCCATTGGCTTGATCATCGGAATGATGATTCAGTTCTTGATGCTTGGAGCGCAGATGGCGGGCGCGCTCATGGACATGCAAATGGGATTTAGCATGGTTCAGGTCTTCAATCCGGCGGCGGGTTCTGCGACCACCGTGCTGGGACACTTTAAGTTCTTGCTGTTCCTAGTGCTCTTCTTCCTACTCGATGGGCACCACCAGATGATTCACGCCTTTGCATCGAGCTATACCCATCATGTCGAGCTCAACACCTCTGACTTGATGGCAATGAAAAATCAGATTCTCCGATTTGTGGGTGCAACATCTTTGATGGCGGTGCAAGTCGCCGCTCCGGTAGCAGCCGTGTCTTTCATCGTGGACGCAGCTAGTGGATTGGTGAACAAGTCGATTCCAAACATGCCTGTATACATGGTGAGTATGGGTGCCAAGACTGCGCTCGGGATCGTGGCTCTAAGCCTCGGGTTACCTCTCACTTTGGTCGCCTTGAAAACTGGCATCGAACACACCATGGTGAGCCTTTCCGACATGCTTTCGATAGGAGTGCATTAA
- the flhB gene encoding flagellar biosynthesis protein FlhB, with product MAGGGQTGEKTEEATPRKKQESRKQGVVAKSVDLTGALVMLTLMGVMPVAVHQFGGAMLQSFQAGIYATPRSLETGEVMLYVLLLAKPALIFFLTISGAALTVGLVANFAQVGFVFSTEALQPKFQKINPIEGLKRILSARSLVEGLKAFAKGLLFGWIAYSAIQASWPQIIRLGWYSPIDSATQVGSLIITIGMRIGTAWLVLAAADYFFQKKQTNKQIMMTKDELKREMKEQEGSPEVKSARFQRMRKLIKSNAREAVRKADVIITNPTHFSVAIQYDRSSMHAPMVVAKGQDYLALKIREMANEFDVPILPNPPLARALYRQCEVGDFIPRDMFSAVAEVLAYVYRTIKKVR from the coding sequence ATGGCTGGCGGCGGTCAAACGGGTGAAAAGACAGAAGAAGCGACTCCCAGAAAGAAACAGGAATCGCGAAAGCAAGGTGTCGTCGCCAAATCGGTAGACCTCACCGGTGCTTTGGTGATGCTCACGCTTATGGGCGTGATGCCCGTAGCGGTACACCAGTTCGGCGGGGCGATGCTCCAGAGCTTTCAAGCGGGAATCTACGCCACTCCCCGGAGCCTTGAAACCGGCGAAGTCATGCTCTATGTTCTGCTGCTCGCCAAACCTGCGCTGATCTTCTTTTTGACAATTTCTGGCGCGGCACTCACTGTGGGCCTGGTTGCGAACTTTGCCCAGGTAGGGTTCGTGTTCAGCACCGAAGCGCTCCAACCCAAGTTTCAAAAGATAAACCCGATCGAAGGACTCAAGCGAATCTTGTCCGCTCGGTCGCTAGTTGAGGGGCTAAAGGCGTTTGCCAAAGGATTGCTCTTTGGATGGATCGCATACTCCGCGATTCAGGCGAGTTGGCCTCAGATCATCCGGCTCGGATGGTACTCCCCGATCGACAGCGCAACACAGGTTGGGAGCCTCATTATCACGATCGGAATGCGAATTGGAACAGCTTGGCTCGTGCTGGCAGCAGCGGACTACTTCTTCCAGAAAAAGCAAACCAACAAGCAGATCATGATGACCAAGGACGAACTGAAGCGGGAAATGAAGGAGCAAGAAGGTTCGCCTGAAGTCAAGTCAGCCCGATTCCAGCGCATGCGCAAATTGATTAAGTCGAACGCGCGTGAAGCGGTGAGAAAGGCAGATGTGATCATCACAAACCCGACCCACTTTTCCGTAGCGATTCAATATGACCGCTCATCAATGCACGCCCCGATGGTCGTCGCGAAGGGCCAAGACTATCTCGCGTTGAAGATTCGAGAGATGGCTAACGAGTTCGACGTCCCAATTCTGCCAAACCCACCGCTTGCCCGAGCGCTCTACCGTCAATGCGAAGTCGGGGATTTCATCCCTCGGGATATGTTCAGCGCGGTCGCGGAAGTTCTGGCCTACGTTTACCGAACGATTAAGAAGGTCCGCTGA
- a CDS encoding flagellar biosynthetic protein FliQ, whose protein sequence is MNESIVLDLTRQGMMVSLMVSLPILAVALFIGLMVSVFQAVTQVQEMTLTYVPKFLGSAAVVAMFGGWMLQVLVGFMRLCFQHAMKVTI, encoded by the coding sequence ATGAATGAATCAATCGTTTTAGATCTCACCCGCCAAGGGATGATGGTTTCGCTGATGGTCTCCTTGCCGATTTTGGCGGTTGCACTGTTCATCGGCTTGATGGTCAGCGTGTTCCAGGCCGTCACCCAAGTCCAAGAAATGACCCTCACCTACGTTCCCAAATTCTTGGGTTCGGCGGCAGTGGTCGCAATGTTCGGCGGCTGGATGTTGCAAGTCTTGGTTGGGTTCATGAGGCTTTGCTTCCAACACGCGATGAAGGTGACGATTTGA